GGGTGTTGAAGGAGCGCTTTCATCTGCGCGGGTGGGTGGTTTCCCTCGTCGATCTGCTCTATTGGGTTGCCGCCGCCAGCCTCGTCTTCCACCTGTTGGTATGGAGCAATTGGGGAGAACTCCGTTTTTACGTGTTCGTGGCGGTCCTGGCCGGTTTCTGGATCTACTTTTCCTGGTTCAGCGACGGGGTTTTCCGCTTTCTCCGCTGGCTGCTTCAGGGGCTGGAGCGGTTGGGAAGGGCTGTCATCCGGGTGGTGACGGTTCTCGTCTGGTTTCCCCTCGCCTATCTGTGGGCCCTTTTCCGCAGGGCGGGCCTGCTCTTGTGGCGCCTGGCGAGAGGGGCATTCCGGCTGATTGCGGCGCCCTTCTTTCCTCTCGTTCGGTTTCTTTCCCCCCTGGGAAAGGCCCCCAAGGCGCTTTGCCGCCGCCTTCTCCGCTTGATTCGCGGGACGAAGAAATGAGATGAAACAGAAAAAAGGAATGATGGGTATGGCATTCGTGCGGAAAGGAAATGTGGTCTCCCTCAGTTCCTCCCGTCCTTCCGGGACTTCGGAAAAACGCCCCAGCCGCCTTCCGCGGAACGTCCGTCGCCGCCGCCTGATCTGGCTGATCGTCATGATCACCTTTTTTGGGTGGTTTCTCTCCGAATTCGTGACCCAGTCCGGCCGGATCGCCGCGCGGGAAGCGGAATTGAAGGCGAAAAGGGAGGAGCTGGCCGCTCTCAAGAAGGAGCAGAAAGCCCTGCGCGAGGAGATCAAGCGGTTGCATGACGAGGAATACCTGAAGGAATTGGCCCGCAAGTACGGTTACCAGGAGCCGGGAGAGGAGATTTACACGTTGCCGGAGGGAACGAATTGAGGGCAAGCCGCCTGTCCGGACCGTGCAGGCGGTTTTGAACCCCCGCGCGTGTCCGGCGTTTCGAAGTGACCATCGGGGGCTCCCCGTCGCCGCCGCTGAACCGGAGACGGCGCGGACCGCGGATGAGGGAAGGGACGGAACATGCGCGGGGGAGGGCACCTTTCGGGAGGGCTGCCAGGGGCTTCGGGGGAGCCGGGAAGCGGCGCAAAATGACTTGTTCATTTTCCATTTCAATATCCCTTGACATCGCCGGAAGGCTTTTGTATAATTAAAGCCGTTGATGATCGACGCGGGGTGGAGCAGTCGGTAGCTCGTCGGGCTCATAACCCGAAGGTCGCAGGTTCGAATCCTGCCCCCGCAACCAATCCATACGAAATACAAGAGGTCGGGTTTCGGAAAACCCGCTCCGGCCTCTTTTTTCTTGGCGGCGTAGCTCAGCTGGCTAGAGCGTACGGTTCATACCCGTAAGGTCGGGGGTTCGAGGCCCTCCGCCGCTACCATACAGGAGAGGGGAAGGCGAGGCATAAGCCCCGATGGGGCGACTGAATCGCCTTTTTTTATTTGCTCGGTTGCGGATGTGATACCGTGGATGTCACCATCAAGAAGATCAAGTTCACCACCATAAACAAAACGTATACGGAAAAGGTGCGGGACTGGCGGGGCCGCTACTGTTTTGCGACGCAGTACCCCAATCCGGACGGAAAACGGATTTTTTTGACCTATTATTTTGTGCGCAAGGGATACACCATCTCCAAGGTGTTCAACCGTTCCGGGGAATTCCTCTATTATTACTGCGACATCATGGAGATGCGCCAGACGGGACGCCTTCGCTATGTGATGGTGGATCTGCTCCTGGACATGATCATTTATCCCGATGGCCGTTACCACCTGCTGGATATCGACGAATTTGCCACCGCCATCGAAAAGGGCCAGCTGAAACGGCGGCAACAGGTGCACGCCCTGCGAACGCTGGACAAGATGATCCGCAAGCAGACCGAGCGCACCTTCATCCCGCCTTATCTGCACAAGGTTTCCATGCACCCCCTTTCGGGGGAGGAAAAGAAGCGTCCCGGCACGGCCACCTAGGAATCTCGTCTTTCGCCGCGCTTCCCCCTTTCTATCGGAACATTCCGCCGAAGGAAGGGCTTCGAGGGGCTCTTTCCCGGCGGATGCGAAGGGAATTCCCGCTTCTTTCGCAAGGTCCCCCGCGGCGGATGGAAGCGGAGTCCTCCTGGGGCCGGCCTTTCGACGCCGTTTTGCGAGGATTTCGGAAGTTTTGTCGAAAGGGGGCGGGAGGCGGGGCGGTTCGACGAGATCGTGCCGAAATGTGCATCCATTCCCCGGGTGCTGAAGGGGAATGCCGATCCCTTTTCCGGGAATGCCCCGTTCGGACCTTTCTCAAGCCATAAGCGGCCCCGCCGGATTGAAAAATTGTCGGAAAAAAATTTGGCTTCCCCTACCGATTGTGACAAACTTTCCCTTCCGGCCCCGCTATAATGGGTGGCACATGAAGCGCAAAGGAGCGTGGGACGCAATGCCATCCACTTATTTGAGCGATTTCAAAAGGGCTTGGAGGGAACGGATCGACGATTGGCGCCTGCGGGGCGGGTCGTGGAAGACGCAGCTCCGCCAGCCGTTTCGCGCGTGGAATTTTCCCGTCCTTTTCATGGGTTTTCTGTTGGGGAGAGCGATGATCCTGGACGCGATCGCCCCCTTCGCCGTCGCCTATCTGGCCGTCGTTTTCCATTTATGCAGGCGACAATGGCCCCTCGCCTTCCTTTCTTTGATCCTGGGGGCGATTTCCCGCGACATGATCCACGCCGTGCAGGTGGCCGGCTTCCTGATGCTGTATCTGTTGGTGCAGAAAGTGTTTGATTGGATGGGAAAGGGGCAGCTCAACTACGTCCCTTTCGCGGTGCTGATCACGGAGGCCGGGGGCCACCTGGGAAAAATCGGATGGGAAGGCTGGTCGCCCTACCAGGGAATCATGGCCGGCGTCGAGATCCTTCTCAGCTTCATTCTCACCTTCATTTTTGTCCAGTCCCTTCCCATCTTTACCGTCCGCCGCAAGCGGTACGCCCTCCGCCCCGAGGAAGTGATCTGCCTGATCATCCTGGTGGGATCGGTCATCACCGGAACCATCGGCTGGAACCTGTCGGGAATGGAACTGGTCAACGTCGTCTCCCGCTATCTGATCATGGTGATGGCGTTGGCCGGCGGCGGGATGCTGGGCGCTTCCGTCGGGGTGGTGATGGGGATGATCATGAGCCTCTCCGAACCCCGCACCATCGCCCAGGTGGGCCTGCTGGCCTTCTCCGGTCTCCTCGCCGGCTTGTTCCGGGAGGGGAAGCGGTGGGGCGTGGCCATCGGCTTTCTGCTGGGGACCTCCATCTTCGCCCTCTACGGCGCCAGTTCCGAGGAGGTGTGGGCTTCCCTCCGCGAATCCGTCGTGGCCATGCTTCTTTTCCTGGTCACCCCGGAGACCTTTTACCGGGCGGTCGCCCGGTACATTCCGGGAACGGCGGAGCACGAATCCTCCCGCCAGGAATACATTCGGCGGCTCCGCGACGTCACCGCGGCCAAGGTGGAGCAATTCGCCGAACTGTTCAACGAGCTCTCCCGCAGTTTTCGGGAGGATGACCGGCTCGGCCGGCGGGAGGAGGAGGCTCAGCTCAACTATTTCCTCTCCGAAGTGATGGAAGGCTCCTGCAAGATGTGCCGCCGGTATCAGCAGTGCTGGGAAAAGGAGTTTGTGAAGACCTACCAGGGGATGACCGATCTCATGGCCAGGGTGGAATTGAACGGGGAGGGGAAACCCCTCCGTGTCCCCCGCTCCTGGGCGGAGCACTGCATCCGGCCGCAGGAGGTTCTGGAGCTGATTCAGCAGGGATACAGCTCCTATGAGAAAGATCTGTATTGGCGGGAGAAGCTCCGGGAGACGCGCCGGCTGGTGTCGGATCAGCTGAGCGGCGTTGCCGAGGTGATGAGCAATCTCGCCGGGGACATCCGCCGGGAGGCCCAAGCGATGACCGCCCAGGAGGAGCAGATCCATCAGGCCTTGGAGGAGCTGGGCCTGTCCATTCAGCGGGTGGAGGTGATCAATCTCGAAGAGGGGAAGGTGGAGATCGAGATCACCTTGCCCCACGCCGACGCCCTGGACGAGTGCCGCAAGCTGATCGCCCCGCTGCTCACGGAGATCGTCGGCGAACCGATCACCGTTCACCGGAAAATGGTCCGGGGCCAGGCCTCCGGCGCCGTCGTCACATTGGGCTCCGCCCAGCGCTATGAAGTGAAGACCGGGGTGGCGGGAACGGCCAAGGGAGGCCATTGGCTGTCCGGTGACAGCTACTGCTACATGAATCTGGGGACCGGCAAATACGCCGTCGCCGTGAGCGACGGGATGGGCAACGGCGAGCGGGCCCAGCAGGAAAGCCAGGCGGCGCTTCAGCTCCTCCGACACCTCCTTCAGTCGGGAATCCGGGAGGACAAGGCGGTGGAGACGGTGAATGCCATTTTGAGCCTCCGTTCCACCGACGAGATGTTCGCCACCATCGATTTGGCGATGGTGGATCTGAACACGGCGCACGCCCGCTTTCTCAAGATCGGATCCACTCCCGGATTCATCAAGCGGGGAAAGGAGGTGATAACCGTCTCCGCGGCCAACCCGCCCATCGGCATCCTGCGTGAGATCGATGTGGAACCGGTGGAGGAGCAGCTTCGGCCCGGCGACCTGCTCATCATGGTGACCGACGGCATCTACGATGCTCCCCGCCACACCGCCGACAAGGAGCGGTGGATGAAACGGCTCATCGCCGAGATCGACACCCGCGATCCCCAGGGCTTTGCCGACTGTCTCCTGGAGAAGGTGATTCGCTATCACGACGGGGAAATCGCCGACGACATGACCGTCGTGGTGGCCAAAGTGGAGAAACACAACCCGGAATGGGCCACGATCCGCCTGCCGGGCATGGAACGGATCAGAAGATCGGAGGTGGCCGGATTCTGAGCCCCCTCGTTGATTCGTGCCCCGGATGGGGATAAAATAGAGAATAACCATGTTGGACGGTCTTTTGCCGATCCCCGGGCGTCCGGCCGAGGATGCAGGCCCCTCCCCCCTGCAATCCCCCCGGACCGGGGAACGGCACGCGGCTGGCTGAAAGCCATCCCAGCCTCTTCCCTCCCGGACCGCGTGCAACCTCTTCCGCCGGTGGTG
The window above is part of the Planifilum fulgidum genome. Proteins encoded here:
- the yabQ gene encoding spore cortex biosynthesis protein YabQ, whose translation is MSLQTQWITMATMVGSGLILGVALDAYRVLKERFHLRGWVVSLVDLLYWVAAASLVFHLLVWSNWGELRFYVFVAVLAGFWIYFSWFSDGVFRFLRWLLQGLERLGRAVIRVVTVLVWFPLAYLWALFRRAGLLLWRLARGAFRLIAAPFFPLVRFLSPLGKAPKALCRRLLRLIRGTKK
- a CDS encoding FtsB family cell division protein encodes the protein MAFVRKGNVVSLSSSRPSGTSEKRPSRLPRNVRRRRLIWLIVMITFFGWFLSEFVTQSGRIAAREAELKAKREELAALKKEQKALREEIKRLHDEEYLKELARKYGYQEPGEEIYTLPEGTN
- a CDS encoding DUF402 domain-containing protein — its product is MDVTIKKIKFTTINKTYTEKVRDWRGRYCFATQYPNPDGKRIFLTYYFVRKGYTISKVFNRSGEFLYYYCDIMEMRQTGRLRYVMVDLLLDMIIYPDGRYHLLDIDEFATAIEKGQLKRRQQVHALRTLDKMIRKQTERTFIPPYLHKVSMHPLSGEEKKRPGTAT
- the spoIIE gene encoding stage II sporulation protein E, which encodes MPSTYLSDFKRAWRERIDDWRLRGGSWKTQLRQPFRAWNFPVLFMGFLLGRAMILDAIAPFAVAYLAVVFHLCRRQWPLAFLSLILGAISRDMIHAVQVAGFLMLYLLVQKVFDWMGKGQLNYVPFAVLITEAGGHLGKIGWEGWSPYQGIMAGVEILLSFILTFIFVQSLPIFTVRRKRYALRPEEVICLIILVGSVITGTIGWNLSGMELVNVVSRYLIMVMALAGGGMLGASVGVVMGMIMSLSEPRTIAQVGLLAFSGLLAGLFREGKRWGVAIGFLLGTSIFALYGASSEEVWASLRESVVAMLLFLVTPETFYRAVARYIPGTAEHESSRQEYIRRLRDVTAAKVEQFAELFNELSRSFREDDRLGRREEEAQLNYFLSEVMEGSCKMCRRYQQCWEKEFVKTYQGMTDLMARVELNGEGKPLRVPRSWAEHCIRPQEVLELIQQGYSSYEKDLYWREKLRETRRLVSDQLSGVAEVMSNLAGDIRREAQAMTAQEEQIHQALEELGLSIQRVEVINLEEGKVEIEITLPHADALDECRKLIAPLLTEIVGEPITVHRKMVRGQASGAVVTLGSAQRYEVKTGVAGTAKGGHWLSGDSYCYMNLGTGKYAVAVSDGMGNGERAQQESQAALQLLRHLLQSGIREDKAVETVNAILSLRSTDEMFATIDLAMVDLNTAHARFLKIGSTPGFIKRGKEVITVSAANPPIGILREIDVEPVEEQLRPGDLLIMVTDGIYDAPRHTADKERWMKRLIAEIDTRDPQGFADCLLEKVIRYHDGEIADDMTVVVAKVEKHNPEWATIRLPGMERIRRSEVAGF